A genomic window from Sceloporus undulatus isolate JIND9_A2432 ecotype Alabama chromosome 9, SceUnd_v1.1, whole genome shotgun sequence includes:
- the ARNT gene encoding aryl hydrocarbon receptor nuclear translocator isoform X3, with protein MVVGGNTVCVSYKHVLTISPCLLSPLFPEMASDVPALGSSSGTSGTGTHSGGSIVQRTNKRRTGLDFDDDGEGNSKFLRCDDDQLPNDKERFARSDDEQSSADKERLARENHSEIERRRRNKMTAYITELSDMVPTCSALARKPDKLTILRMAVSHMKSLRGTGNTSTDGTYKPSFLTDQELKHLILEAADGFLFIVSCETGRVVYVSDSVTPVLNQPQSEWFGSTLYEQVHPDDVEKLREQLSTSENALSGRILDLKTGTVKKEGQQSMRMCMGSRRSFICRMRCGTAAVDPVSMNRLSFIRNRCRNGLGAVKEGEPHFVVVHCTGYIKAWPPAGVSLPDDDPDAGQGSKFCLVAIGRLQVTSSPSCADMNTVCQPTEFISRHNTDGLFTFVDHRCVATVGYQPQELLGKDIVEFCHPEDQQLLKDSFQQVVKLKGQVLSVMFRFRAKNREWLWMRTSSFTFQNPYSDEIEYIICTNTNVKNASQESRPALSNPMQRPQLGPNVSLPLELGPTQLSARQQTTQPADLDVVPGREALASYDHTQAAVQSVAPSGPDHSKPLEKTEALFGQERDPRFSEIYSSISTDQPKAMSSSAVPANQSLFSQGNAFVPSRPAENFRSSAMVPPSNVIQQQPQQPSPHSASAGQILAQISRHSNPEQVSGTTWASGTRPSFTAQQVASQAIKTRAPSFAMGSFQSTPSSFSPMSTPGSTASPGGSTAYPSLASRNATFRESGQTPAQFQTRTAESVGVWPQWQNQHHGQSPGESHVQQQPNQPEVFPDMLSMLGDQGANYNNEEFPELNMFPPFSE; from the exons ATGGTAGTGGGGGGAAACACAGTTTGTGTGTCCTATAAACACGTTTTGACCATTTCCCCTTGCCTTTTGTCTCCTCTCTTTCCAGAAATGGCATCTGATGTCCCTGCTTTGGGTTCCTCATCTGGGACGTCTGGGACAGGCACCCATTCTGGAGGGAGCATAGTCCAGAGAACAAACAAACGGAGGACAGG GCTCGATTTTGACGACGACGGTGAAGGGAACAGCAAATTTCTCAG GTGTGACGATGACCAACTCCCAAATGACAAAGAGCGGTTTGCAAG GTCTGATGATGAACAGAGTTCAGCGGATAAGGAAAGACTGGCCAG AGAGAACCACAGCGAGATCGAGCGCCGGAGGAGGAACAAGATGACCGCCTACATCACAGAGCTCTCGGACATGGTGCCCACCTGCAGCGCCTTGGCCCGCAAGCCAGACAAGCTCACCATCCTCCGCATGGCCGTCTCACACATGAAGTCCCTCCGCGGCACTGGCAACACTTCCACCGATGGCACCTACAAGCCGTCCTTCCTCACCGACCAG GAGCTCAAACATTTGATCCTGGAAGCCGCTGATGGGTTTCTGTTCATCGTGTCCTGTGAGACGGGGCGGGTGGTCTACGTTTCCGACTCGGTGACACCCGTCCTGAACCAGCCCCAGTCAGAGTGGTTTGGCAGCACTCTCTATGAGCAAGTCCACCCCGATGACGTGGAGAAGTTGCGGGAACAGCTCTCCACTTCAGAGAACGCACTCAGCG GTCGTATCCTTGATTTAAAGACAGGAACCGTCAAGAAGGAAGGCCAGCAATCTATGAGGATGTGCATGGGTTCTCGGAGGTCCTTCATATGCCGCATGAG GTGTGGCACCGCTGCAGTCGATCCTGTCTCCATGAACCGCCTCAGCTTCATAAGGAACAGGTGCAG GAATGGACTGGGTGCTGTGAAGGAGGGTGAACCCCATTTCGTTGTGGTGCACTGTACAGGCTACATAAAGGCTTGGCCACCCGCAG ggGTTTCACTGCCAGATGATGATCCAGATGCTGGACAGGGGAGCAAGTTTTGCCTGGTGGCCATTGGCAGGCTGCAG GTCACCAGCTCTCCCAGCTGTGCCGACATGAACACCGTCTGTCAGCCAACCGAGTTCATCTCCCGCCACAACACTGATGGGCTCTTCACCTTTGTCGACCACCGCTGCGTGGCTACTGTCGGCTACCAGCCCCAG GAGCTCCTAGGGAAGGACATTGTCGAGTTCTGCCATCCTGAGGACCAGCAACTTTTGAAGGACAGTTTCCAGCAG GTGGTAAAGTTAAAAGGCCAGGTTCTGTCCGTCATGTTCCGTTTCCGGGCCAAGAACCGAGAATGGCTCTGGATGCGAACTAGCTCCTTCACCTTCCAGAATCCGTACTCTGATGAGATCGAGTACATCATCTGTACCAACACCAACGTGAA GAATGCCAGCCAGGAGTCCCGTCCCGCCTTGTCCAACCCAATGCAGAGGCCGCAGCTGGGCCCTAACGTCAGCTTGCCTTTGGAGCTGGGTCCGACGCAACTGTCAGCCAG GCAACAGACGACGCAGCCGGCAGACCTGGACGTGGTCCCAGGAAGGGAGGCCCTAGCCAGTTACGACCACACGCAG gctgctgtTCAGTCAGTGGCCCCCAGTGGCCCGGACCACAGCAAACCTCTGGAGAAGACCGAGGCCCTCTTCGGCCAGGAGCGAGACCCCCGTTTTAGCGAAATTTACAGCAGCATTAGCACAG ACCAGCCAAAAGCCATGTCTTCCAGTGCCGTGCCTGCCAACCAGTCTCTTTTCTCCCAGGGAAACGCTTTTGTCCCTTCCCGACCTGCTGAGAATTTCAG GAGCAGTGCCATGGTGCCTCCATCAAATGTCAtccagcagcagccgcagcagccatCGCCGCACTCCGCTTCAGCAGGGCAAATCCTGGCCCAGATCTCTCGCCACTCAAACCCTGAACAGGTCTCAGGAACCACCTGGGCTTCGGGGACGCGGCCGTCTTTCACAGCTCAA CAAGTAGCTTCTCAGGCCATCAAGACCCGGGCTCCCTCTTTTGCCATGGGCAGCTTCCAGTCCACTCCGTCTTCCTTCAGTCCCATGTCGACCCCTGGTTCCACAGCGTCACCCGGTGGGTCGACGGCCTACCCAAGCCTCGCCAGTCGGAATGCCACCTTCA GAGAGAGCGGGCAGACCCCAGCGCAGTTCCAGACGCGGACGGCAGAAAGCGTTGGCGTTTGGCCTCAGTGGCAGAACCAACACCACGGACAGAGCCCCGGAGAGTCTCACGtccagcagcagccaaaccagcCAGAAGTCTTCCCG GATATGTTATCCATGCTGGGAGACCAAGGAGCGAACTACAACAATGAAGAATTCCCCGAGTTAAACATGTTCCCTCCCTTTTCGGAATAA
- the ARNT gene encoding aryl hydrocarbon receptor nuclear translocator isoform X4 codes for MRHHGSLEKTIIFGELEEMASDVPALGSSSGTSGTGTHSGGSIVQRTNKRRTGLDFDDDGEGNSKFLRCDDDQLPNDKERFARSDDEQSSADKERLARENHSEIERRRRNKMTAYITELSDMVPTCSALARKPDKLTILRMAVSHMKSLRGTGNTSTDGTYKPSFLTDQELKHLILEAADGFLFIVSCETGRVVYVSDSVTPVLNQPQSEWFGSTLYEQVHPDDVEKLREQLSTSENALSGRILDLKTGTVKKEGQQSMRMCMGSRRSFICRMRCGTAAVDPVSMNRLSFIRNRCRNGLGAVKEGEPHFVVVHCTGYIKAWPPAGVSLPDDDPDAGQGSKFCLVAIGRLQVTSSPSCADMNTVCQPTEFISRHNTDGLFTFVDHRCVATVGYQPQELLGKDIVEFCHPEDQQLLKDSFQQVVKLKGQVLSVMFRFRAKNREWLWMRTSSFTFQNPYSDEIEYIICTNTNVKNASQESRPALSNPMQRPQLGPNVSLPLELGPTQLSARQQTTQPADLDVVPGREALASYDHTQAAVQSVAPSGPDHSKPLEKTEALFGQERDPRFSEIYSSISTDQPKAMSSSAVPANQSLFSQGNAFVPSRPAENFRSSAMVPPSNVIQQQPQQPSPHSASAGQILAQISRHSNPEQVSGTTWASGTRPSFTAQQVASQAIKTRAPSFAMGSFQSTPSSFSPMSTPGSTASPGGSTAYPSLASRNATFTGESGQTPAQFQTRTAESVGVWPQWQNQHHGQSPGESHVQQQPNQPEVFPDMLSMLGDQGANYNNEEFPELNMFPPFSE; via the exons ATGAGACACCATGgatcattggaaaagaccattATATTTGGTGAATTAGAAG AAATGGCATCTGATGTCCCTGCTTTGGGTTCCTCATCTGGGACGTCTGGGACAGGCACCCATTCTGGAGGGAGCATAGTCCAGAGAACAAACAAACGGAGGACAGG GCTCGATTTTGACGACGACGGTGAAGGGAACAGCAAATTTCTCAG GTGTGACGATGACCAACTCCCAAATGACAAAGAGCGGTTTGCAAG GTCTGATGATGAACAGAGTTCAGCGGATAAGGAAAGACTGGCCAG AGAGAACCACAGCGAGATCGAGCGCCGGAGGAGGAACAAGATGACCGCCTACATCACAGAGCTCTCGGACATGGTGCCCACCTGCAGCGCCTTGGCCCGCAAGCCAGACAAGCTCACCATCCTCCGCATGGCCGTCTCACACATGAAGTCCCTCCGCGGCACTGGCAACACTTCCACCGATGGCACCTACAAGCCGTCCTTCCTCACCGACCAG GAGCTCAAACATTTGATCCTGGAAGCCGCTGATGGGTTTCTGTTCATCGTGTCCTGTGAGACGGGGCGGGTGGTCTACGTTTCCGACTCGGTGACACCCGTCCTGAACCAGCCCCAGTCAGAGTGGTTTGGCAGCACTCTCTATGAGCAAGTCCACCCCGATGACGTGGAGAAGTTGCGGGAACAGCTCTCCACTTCAGAGAACGCACTCAGCG GTCGTATCCTTGATTTAAAGACAGGAACCGTCAAGAAGGAAGGCCAGCAATCTATGAGGATGTGCATGGGTTCTCGGAGGTCCTTCATATGCCGCATGAG GTGTGGCACCGCTGCAGTCGATCCTGTCTCCATGAACCGCCTCAGCTTCATAAGGAACAGGTGCAG GAATGGACTGGGTGCTGTGAAGGAGGGTGAACCCCATTTCGTTGTGGTGCACTGTACAGGCTACATAAAGGCTTGGCCACCCGCAG ggGTTTCACTGCCAGATGATGATCCAGATGCTGGACAGGGGAGCAAGTTTTGCCTGGTGGCCATTGGCAGGCTGCAG GTCACCAGCTCTCCCAGCTGTGCCGACATGAACACCGTCTGTCAGCCAACCGAGTTCATCTCCCGCCACAACACTGATGGGCTCTTCACCTTTGTCGACCACCGCTGCGTGGCTACTGTCGGCTACCAGCCCCAG GAGCTCCTAGGGAAGGACATTGTCGAGTTCTGCCATCCTGAGGACCAGCAACTTTTGAAGGACAGTTTCCAGCAG GTGGTAAAGTTAAAAGGCCAGGTTCTGTCCGTCATGTTCCGTTTCCGGGCCAAGAACCGAGAATGGCTCTGGATGCGAACTAGCTCCTTCACCTTCCAGAATCCGTACTCTGATGAGATCGAGTACATCATCTGTACCAACACCAACGTGAA GAATGCCAGCCAGGAGTCCCGTCCCGCCTTGTCCAACCCAATGCAGAGGCCGCAGCTGGGCCCTAACGTCAGCTTGCCTTTGGAGCTGGGTCCGACGCAACTGTCAGCCAG GCAACAGACGACGCAGCCGGCAGACCTGGACGTGGTCCCAGGAAGGGAGGCCCTAGCCAGTTACGACCACACGCAG gctgctgtTCAGTCAGTGGCCCCCAGTGGCCCGGACCACAGCAAACCTCTGGAGAAGACCGAGGCCCTCTTCGGCCAGGAGCGAGACCCCCGTTTTAGCGAAATTTACAGCAGCATTAGCACAG ACCAGCCAAAAGCCATGTCTTCCAGTGCCGTGCCTGCCAACCAGTCTCTTTTCTCCCAGGGAAACGCTTTTGTCCCTTCCCGACCTGCTGAGAATTTCAG GAGCAGTGCCATGGTGCCTCCATCAAATGTCAtccagcagcagccgcagcagccatCGCCGCACTCCGCTTCAGCAGGGCAAATCCTGGCCCAGATCTCTCGCCACTCAAACCCTGAACAGGTCTCAGGAACCACCTGGGCTTCGGGGACGCGGCCGTCTTTCACAGCTCAA CAAGTAGCTTCTCAGGCCATCAAGACCCGGGCTCCCTCTTTTGCCATGGGCAGCTTCCAGTCCACTCCGTCTTCCTTCAGTCCCATGTCGACCCCTGGTTCCACAGCGTCACCCGGTGGGTCGACGGCCTACCCAAGCCTCGCCAGTCGGAATGCCACCTTCA CAGGAGAGAGCGGGCAGACCCCAGCGCAGTTCCAGACGCGGACGGCAGAAAGCGTTGGCGTTTGGCCTCAGTGGCAGAACCAACACCACGGACAGAGCCCCGGAGAGTCTCACGtccagcagcagccaaaccagcCAGAAGTCTTCCCG GATATGTTATCCATGCTGGGAGACCAAGGAGCGAACTACAACAATGAAGAATTCCCCGAGTTAAACATGTTCCCTCCCTTTTCGGAATAA
- the ARNT gene encoding aryl hydrocarbon receptor nuclear translocator isoform X5, which produces MVVGGNTVCVSYKHVLTISPCLLSPLFPEMASDVPALGSSSGTSGTGTHSGGSIVQRTNKRRTGLDFDDDGEGNSKFLRCDDDQLPNDKERFARENHSEIERRRRNKMTAYITELSDMVPTCSALARKPDKLTILRMAVSHMKSLRGTGNTSTDGTYKPSFLTDQELKHLILEAADGFLFIVSCETGRVVYVSDSVTPVLNQPQSEWFGSTLYEQVHPDDVEKLREQLSTSENALSGRILDLKTGTVKKEGQQSMRMCMGSRRSFICRMRCGTAAVDPVSMNRLSFIRNRCRNGLGAVKEGEPHFVVVHCTGYIKAWPPAGVSLPDDDPDAGQGSKFCLVAIGRLQVTSSPSCADMNTVCQPTEFISRHNTDGLFTFVDHRCVATVGYQPQELLGKDIVEFCHPEDQQLLKDSFQQVVKLKGQVLSVMFRFRAKNREWLWMRTSSFTFQNPYSDEIEYIICTNTNVKNASQESRPALSNPMQRPQLGPNVSLPLELGPTQLSARQQTTQPADLDVVPGREALASYDHTQAAVQSVAPSGPDHSKPLEKTEALFGQERDPRFSEIYSSISTDQPKAMSSSAVPANQSLFSQGNAFVPSRPAENFRSSAMVPPSNVIQQQPQQPSPHSASAGQILAQISRHSNPEQVSGTTWASGTRPSFTAQQVASQAIKTRAPSFAMGSFQSTPSSFSPMSTPGSTASPGGSTAYPSLASRNATFTGESGQTPAQFQTRTAESVGVWPQWQNQHHGQSPGESHVQQQPNQPEVFPDMLSMLGDQGANYNNEEFPELNMFPPFSE; this is translated from the exons ATGGTAGTGGGGGGAAACACAGTTTGTGTGTCCTATAAACACGTTTTGACCATTTCCCCTTGCCTTTTGTCTCCTCTCTTTCCAGAAATGGCATCTGATGTCCCTGCTTTGGGTTCCTCATCTGGGACGTCTGGGACAGGCACCCATTCTGGAGGGAGCATAGTCCAGAGAACAAACAAACGGAGGACAGG GCTCGATTTTGACGACGACGGTGAAGGGAACAGCAAATTTCTCAG GTGTGACGATGACCAACTCCCAAATGACAAAGAGCGGTTTGCAAG AGAGAACCACAGCGAGATCGAGCGCCGGAGGAGGAACAAGATGACCGCCTACATCACAGAGCTCTCGGACATGGTGCCCACCTGCAGCGCCTTGGCCCGCAAGCCAGACAAGCTCACCATCCTCCGCATGGCCGTCTCACACATGAAGTCCCTCCGCGGCACTGGCAACACTTCCACCGATGGCACCTACAAGCCGTCCTTCCTCACCGACCAG GAGCTCAAACATTTGATCCTGGAAGCCGCTGATGGGTTTCTGTTCATCGTGTCCTGTGAGACGGGGCGGGTGGTCTACGTTTCCGACTCGGTGACACCCGTCCTGAACCAGCCCCAGTCAGAGTGGTTTGGCAGCACTCTCTATGAGCAAGTCCACCCCGATGACGTGGAGAAGTTGCGGGAACAGCTCTCCACTTCAGAGAACGCACTCAGCG GTCGTATCCTTGATTTAAAGACAGGAACCGTCAAGAAGGAAGGCCAGCAATCTATGAGGATGTGCATGGGTTCTCGGAGGTCCTTCATATGCCGCATGAG GTGTGGCACCGCTGCAGTCGATCCTGTCTCCATGAACCGCCTCAGCTTCATAAGGAACAGGTGCAG GAATGGACTGGGTGCTGTGAAGGAGGGTGAACCCCATTTCGTTGTGGTGCACTGTACAGGCTACATAAAGGCTTGGCCACCCGCAG ggGTTTCACTGCCAGATGATGATCCAGATGCTGGACAGGGGAGCAAGTTTTGCCTGGTGGCCATTGGCAGGCTGCAG GTCACCAGCTCTCCCAGCTGTGCCGACATGAACACCGTCTGTCAGCCAACCGAGTTCATCTCCCGCCACAACACTGATGGGCTCTTCACCTTTGTCGACCACCGCTGCGTGGCTACTGTCGGCTACCAGCCCCAG GAGCTCCTAGGGAAGGACATTGTCGAGTTCTGCCATCCTGAGGACCAGCAACTTTTGAAGGACAGTTTCCAGCAG GTGGTAAAGTTAAAAGGCCAGGTTCTGTCCGTCATGTTCCGTTTCCGGGCCAAGAACCGAGAATGGCTCTGGATGCGAACTAGCTCCTTCACCTTCCAGAATCCGTACTCTGATGAGATCGAGTACATCATCTGTACCAACACCAACGTGAA GAATGCCAGCCAGGAGTCCCGTCCCGCCTTGTCCAACCCAATGCAGAGGCCGCAGCTGGGCCCTAACGTCAGCTTGCCTTTGGAGCTGGGTCCGACGCAACTGTCAGCCAG GCAACAGACGACGCAGCCGGCAGACCTGGACGTGGTCCCAGGAAGGGAGGCCCTAGCCAGTTACGACCACACGCAG gctgctgtTCAGTCAGTGGCCCCCAGTGGCCCGGACCACAGCAAACCTCTGGAGAAGACCGAGGCCCTCTTCGGCCAGGAGCGAGACCCCCGTTTTAGCGAAATTTACAGCAGCATTAGCACAG ACCAGCCAAAAGCCATGTCTTCCAGTGCCGTGCCTGCCAACCAGTCTCTTTTCTCCCAGGGAAACGCTTTTGTCCCTTCCCGACCTGCTGAGAATTTCAG GAGCAGTGCCATGGTGCCTCCATCAAATGTCAtccagcagcagccgcagcagccatCGCCGCACTCCGCTTCAGCAGGGCAAATCCTGGCCCAGATCTCTCGCCACTCAAACCCTGAACAGGTCTCAGGAACCACCTGGGCTTCGGGGACGCGGCCGTCTTTCACAGCTCAA CAAGTAGCTTCTCAGGCCATCAAGACCCGGGCTCCCTCTTTTGCCATGGGCAGCTTCCAGTCCACTCCGTCTTCCTTCAGTCCCATGTCGACCCCTGGTTCCACAGCGTCACCCGGTGGGTCGACGGCCTACCCAAGCCTCGCCAGTCGGAATGCCACCTTCA CAGGAGAGAGCGGGCAGACCCCAGCGCAGTTCCAGACGCGGACGGCAGAAAGCGTTGGCGTTTGGCCTCAGTGGCAGAACCAACACCACGGACAGAGCCCCGGAGAGTCTCACGtccagcagcagccaaaccagcCAGAAGTCTTCCCG GATATGTTATCCATGCTGGGAGACCAAGGAGCGAACTACAACAATGAAGAATTCCCCGAGTTAAACATGTTCCCTCCCTTTTCGGAATAA
- the ARNT gene encoding aryl hydrocarbon receptor nuclear translocator isoform X1 produces the protein MVVGGNTVCVSYKHVLTISPCLLSPLFPEMASDVPALGSSSGTSGTGTHSGGSIVQRTNKRRTGLDFDDDGEGNSKFLRCDDDQLPNDKERFARSDDEQSSADKERLARENHSEIERRRRNKMTAYITELSDMVPTCSALARKPDKLTILRMAVSHMKSLRGTGNTSTDGTYKPSFLTDQELKHLILEAADGFLFIVSCETGRVVYVSDSVTPVLNQPQSEWFGSTLYEQVHPDDVEKLREQLSTSENALSGRILDLKTGTVKKEGQQSMRMCMGSRRSFICRMRCGTAAVDPVSMNRLSFIRNRCRNGLGAVKEGEPHFVVVHCTGYIKAWPPAGVSLPDDDPDAGQGSKFCLVAIGRLQVTSSPSCADMNTVCQPTEFISRHNTDGLFTFVDHRCVATVGYQPQELLGKDIVEFCHPEDQQLLKDSFQQVVKLKGQVLSVMFRFRAKNREWLWMRTSSFTFQNPYSDEIEYIICTNTNVKNASQESRPALSNPMQRPQLGPNVSLPLELGPTQLSARQQTTQPADLDVVPGREALASYDHTQAAVQSVAPSGPDHSKPLEKTEALFGQERDPRFSEIYSSISTDQPKAMSSSAVPANQSLFSQGNAFVPSRPAENFRSSAMVPPSNVIQQQPQQPSPHSASAGQILAQISRHSNPEQVSGTTWASGTRPSFTAQQVASQAIKTRAPSFAMGSFQSTPSSFSPMSTPGSTASPGGSTAYPSLASRNATFTGESGQTPAQFQTRTAESVGVWPQWQNQHHGQSPGESHVQQQPNQPEVFPDMLSMLGDQGANYNNEEFPELNMFPPFSE, from the exons ATGGTAGTGGGGGGAAACACAGTTTGTGTGTCCTATAAACACGTTTTGACCATTTCCCCTTGCCTTTTGTCTCCTCTCTTTCCAGAAATGGCATCTGATGTCCCTGCTTTGGGTTCCTCATCTGGGACGTCTGGGACAGGCACCCATTCTGGAGGGAGCATAGTCCAGAGAACAAACAAACGGAGGACAGG GCTCGATTTTGACGACGACGGTGAAGGGAACAGCAAATTTCTCAG GTGTGACGATGACCAACTCCCAAATGACAAAGAGCGGTTTGCAAG GTCTGATGATGAACAGAGTTCAGCGGATAAGGAAAGACTGGCCAG AGAGAACCACAGCGAGATCGAGCGCCGGAGGAGGAACAAGATGACCGCCTACATCACAGAGCTCTCGGACATGGTGCCCACCTGCAGCGCCTTGGCCCGCAAGCCAGACAAGCTCACCATCCTCCGCATGGCCGTCTCACACATGAAGTCCCTCCGCGGCACTGGCAACACTTCCACCGATGGCACCTACAAGCCGTCCTTCCTCACCGACCAG GAGCTCAAACATTTGATCCTGGAAGCCGCTGATGGGTTTCTGTTCATCGTGTCCTGTGAGACGGGGCGGGTGGTCTACGTTTCCGACTCGGTGACACCCGTCCTGAACCAGCCCCAGTCAGAGTGGTTTGGCAGCACTCTCTATGAGCAAGTCCACCCCGATGACGTGGAGAAGTTGCGGGAACAGCTCTCCACTTCAGAGAACGCACTCAGCG GTCGTATCCTTGATTTAAAGACAGGAACCGTCAAGAAGGAAGGCCAGCAATCTATGAGGATGTGCATGGGTTCTCGGAGGTCCTTCATATGCCGCATGAG GTGTGGCACCGCTGCAGTCGATCCTGTCTCCATGAACCGCCTCAGCTTCATAAGGAACAGGTGCAG GAATGGACTGGGTGCTGTGAAGGAGGGTGAACCCCATTTCGTTGTGGTGCACTGTACAGGCTACATAAAGGCTTGGCCACCCGCAG ggGTTTCACTGCCAGATGATGATCCAGATGCTGGACAGGGGAGCAAGTTTTGCCTGGTGGCCATTGGCAGGCTGCAG GTCACCAGCTCTCCCAGCTGTGCCGACATGAACACCGTCTGTCAGCCAACCGAGTTCATCTCCCGCCACAACACTGATGGGCTCTTCACCTTTGTCGACCACCGCTGCGTGGCTACTGTCGGCTACCAGCCCCAG GAGCTCCTAGGGAAGGACATTGTCGAGTTCTGCCATCCTGAGGACCAGCAACTTTTGAAGGACAGTTTCCAGCAG GTGGTAAAGTTAAAAGGCCAGGTTCTGTCCGTCATGTTCCGTTTCCGGGCCAAGAACCGAGAATGGCTCTGGATGCGAACTAGCTCCTTCACCTTCCAGAATCCGTACTCTGATGAGATCGAGTACATCATCTGTACCAACACCAACGTGAA GAATGCCAGCCAGGAGTCCCGTCCCGCCTTGTCCAACCCAATGCAGAGGCCGCAGCTGGGCCCTAACGTCAGCTTGCCTTTGGAGCTGGGTCCGACGCAACTGTCAGCCAG GCAACAGACGACGCAGCCGGCAGACCTGGACGTGGTCCCAGGAAGGGAGGCCCTAGCCAGTTACGACCACACGCAG gctgctgtTCAGTCAGTGGCCCCCAGTGGCCCGGACCACAGCAAACCTCTGGAGAAGACCGAGGCCCTCTTCGGCCAGGAGCGAGACCCCCGTTTTAGCGAAATTTACAGCAGCATTAGCACAG ACCAGCCAAAAGCCATGTCTTCCAGTGCCGTGCCTGCCAACCAGTCTCTTTTCTCCCAGGGAAACGCTTTTGTCCCTTCCCGACCTGCTGAGAATTTCAG GAGCAGTGCCATGGTGCCTCCATCAAATGTCAtccagcagcagccgcagcagccatCGCCGCACTCCGCTTCAGCAGGGCAAATCCTGGCCCAGATCTCTCGCCACTCAAACCCTGAACAGGTCTCAGGAACCACCTGGGCTTCGGGGACGCGGCCGTCTTTCACAGCTCAA CAAGTAGCTTCTCAGGCCATCAAGACCCGGGCTCCCTCTTTTGCCATGGGCAGCTTCCAGTCCACTCCGTCTTCCTTCAGTCCCATGTCGACCCCTGGTTCCACAGCGTCACCCGGTGGGTCGACGGCCTACCCAAGCCTCGCCAGTCGGAATGCCACCTTCA CAGGAGAGAGCGGGCAGACCCCAGCGCAGTTCCAGACGCGGACGGCAGAAAGCGTTGGCGTTTGGCCTCAGTGGCAGAACCAACACCACGGACAGAGCCCCGGAGAGTCTCACGtccagcagcagccaaaccagcCAGAAGTCTTCCCG GATATGTTATCCATGCTGGGAGACCAAGGAGCGAACTACAACAATGAAGAATTCCCCGAGTTAAACATGTTCCCTCCCTTTTCGGAATAA